The Papio anubis isolate 15944 chromosome 10, Panubis1.0, whole genome shotgun sequence genome includes the window ATTTTCTCAAGTGTCTCTACGGGAAGCCAAGTTGATTTTCAACGAAATCCCATTACTTTTGAGCAGCATCTCATAAGTAATCAGAGGTGCCACTGATTGTCATGGCAAAGCCTATAAATCCTGATACAGTGTTTCAGAAATTAATGTGAATGCCATGTTGCCAACGGCTGCTCTGACATCCTGTTCAAATTAAGCCAAGCAGTAGCATCAGTCCTAGCGTCACAATGGCGAGAAAGCTTCTCGGTCTATAATCCAGCAAAGGTTAACTTATAATGAATAGCATAATGCAGTCATTGTTGCTATTTACACAGAACTTCTTTCTGTTGAAAGGGAACTAAAGTTTCTCTGAATATCAACATGTGTAGTATGTCAAGAAGCAGAGctagttttgaaataaaatgatttttattatttcagagctttcttcttcatatttattgaattgttGGATTAGCAAACACATGTCTAGCAAGCATGTTACGTGTCTAGCAACGAACGTGTCTAGCAAGCATGTTACGTGTCTAGCAACGAACGTGTCTAGCAAGCATGTGACTTCCAGGTGTTTTGCAGGATGCTGGAGATAGAAGCGTGTAAGGTGTGCGAGTCCTCCCACACTGCCACGGAGTTGAGCCTTGTTGTCCCCCTGGCCTGCAAACTGATGTTTAAAGAGATAACTGCTTCTTCAGATAATAAACAAGGCAGGAATGTAGGCATTATCCTAATTTAGTCATTTTTACAAAGtaattgtatttattaataagtattaattatttattattaataatttctcaaaacccaaacaccacatgttctcactcataagtgggagttgaacaatgagaacacaaggacacagggaggggaacatcacacactgggacctgtcgggGACTGGGGGGTgaaggaaggagagcattaggacaaatacctagtgcatgtgggacttaaaacctagatgacaggtggatgggtgcagcaaaccaccatggcacatgtatacctatgtaacaaacctgcacattctgcacatgtatcccagaacttaaattgtaaaaattaaatttttaaaatgtaaaaaaaaaaaatttctggaataagaatgaaaactaaatttttaatttttagtgtttcCTGTTAtgggacattttggttgtttgctgtttttaaaatatttataggtaTTTTATGTCTATGTATTTGAAATTCAGTCTCTGACTCCCTGCCATACTCAATGGCCAGAGCTTCCAGAATAGTGTTAAATAATAATGGTTATACTTTTTGTCCATggttttcctgattttaaaggaaataattctgGTGTTTATTAATATGCTGATTTGAAAGGGTTACAAAAATCATAGTAAGTCCTTTGTATTCTAATTGTTAAACATCAACAATGAGGAATTAAACATTACCAAGTGTCTTTGATGCTGTTGAAATCATTACATTTATACCAATTTGGCCTATGTTTGTAATATGTTAACAGATTTCCTAATATTATCCCCCTTCCCCAGAGTGAATACAACTATTTCATGaggtattattcttttaatgactTGTAAAATTCAAATCATTAAATTTCTATCgtttttagaattttaacatgtttattaTGTATTACGCTTTAAAGACAACTAGTATGGCAGGGTTGGAGACAAACTGTTAGTCTCATTCTAGTCTGTAAATAGGAGTGGCAGAAATTGGGGGATGGGGAAgaatctatttgtctattttatttttcattctcctttttcctttatttttttgagacaaggtctcactctgttaccgaggctggggtgcagtggcacaatcatagcttcaCTGTAACCTGCAACtcctgctcaagtgatcctcctgcctcagcctttcgagtagctggaactgcaggcgtctgccaccatacatggttaatttttattttatttatatagagatagggtctcgctctgttgcccaggctggtttcaaactcctggactcaaacaatcctcctacctcagccccccaaagtgctgggattccaggagtgaGACACAGTGCCTAGcctctccttttttctgttttctttacctCTTATTCCAACTGCaataattgtttttctctctctctcttttttttttttttgagatggagtcttgctatatcacccaggccggactgcagtggtatgatctcggctcaccacaacctccgcctactgggttcaagcaattctgctgtagcctcctgagtagctgggactacaggcacacagcaccacactcagctaaatttttttttttttttttttgtatttttagtagagacagggtttcaccatcttggccaggctggtcttgaactcctgacctcaggtgatccgcccacctcggcctcccagagtgcagggattacaggagtgagtcactgtgcccggcctgtttttttcttttctaattcacaAAGTTCTTTTCTAACCTCTCTCAAAGCTTTCATCacagtttcttttgtttaaattatcTATTTGTCTTATGTTCTTATATGAGTGATCTGTGTCTTAAACTCGAGagttttctctcccttccctttagCCACTAAGTGTTGTCCACCCAGCCTCTCCTCTAGAATCAGATTGTCCCAGCAAAGTGCCGCAGTGGCAGGCAGTAGAAATGCACTTaggtgagttttcttttttttttttttttttttgagacggagtctcgctctgtcgcccaggctggagtgcagtggccagatctcagctcactgcaagctccgcctcccgggttcatgccattctcctgcctcagcctcccgagtagctgggactacaggcgcccgccacctcgcccggctagttttttgtattttttagtagagacggggtttcatcgtgttagccaggatggtctcgatcttgtgacctcgtgatccgcccgtctcggcctcccaaagtgctgggattacaggcttgagccaccgcgcccggccaggtgaGTTTTCTTGTGGTTCTCCAAACCATCCCTGGGGTAAGCTGAGGAGGAGAGCCGAGAATAAGAATGATTCCAAAATTATGCAGGTGCTGTGCTTCTCTGTGGCAGCAATATGGGTCCAGATGACATGAGTCCATTTCCAAGTGCTTAGGAGCAGACACAGGCAGGGACCAGAGCAAAGCACTAAAACCAGCCTTTGAGGTGTCTGCTCTAGGTGGCTGTTGCATTCTAGTTCTGATGGTAGATTACAGAGAGAACCAGTTAcctcaaataatttttcctaATTCAAATACATACTCTTACATACTCTTAAAACTAAATACATTCATTGTTCTCTAATCATTTTTGTCAAAATCCTTCCGATACTCATTTCAAGACATCACTTCAAAATGATGTCTTTTAATTGTCAGTGGTTTCCCAGGGGAAGCCTTACACAATTAAGGACCCTCTAATGACTCTCCTACTAGATATGAGCCTACGTCTCACTCATATTCTCACTTCCACTGTGTTTTTCCCTGTGCTAGGCGTATGGCTTGTACTTAAGTAATGTTTAGGagttaatctcttttttttacaGTGTATTGGCATTGAATGGCATTCTTCTCACTTATTTAAAGCCCAAAAGCAACTTCAAAGATCATACAGGCCTTTTAACAAGTAGATACAGCATCCCaaccaaaaaaatgaatgaaaattaatgaaagaaatgatgGCAAAAGTGAAGGGGGAaacatatgatccaacaattacACTTCTGGATATATGCCTGAAAGATACATACTCAGAGTGATATTTGTAGACCCGTGTTCTTAGTAGCATTATTTGCAAtggccaaaaggtagaagcaacccaagttcCATTTcagtggatgagtggataaaacatgatatatatgtataattcagccttaaaaaggaaggaagttctgacacatgccacaacatggatgaaccttgaagatgaAACAAGCctgtcacaaaaggacaaatactatgaTTCTACTTTGATGCTGTAGCTAaggtagtcaaattcacagagacaggaaggagaatggtggttGATGCAGGCTGGTAGAATGGGTAGAGAATCttggttttgaaagatgaaaagtgTGCTGACCATGAATGgcggtgatgattgcacaacaatgtgaatttaCCTAATGCCAGTGAACCGTACACTTAAAAAAAGTCAAGATGGTCAATTTTacgttatatttattttatcattttcgaAGAAGCGAatagggaaaaaatattcaacctAAAACCAAATGAAAGTCATACCACCAGGGCTATTCTTCAGGAAATGACATTTCTAAGTACCTGGCAAACTTTCATACCATCCTGCCAGAGAGGGGGTAGTTGGGAGAGACTGTTGACCTTCTGCTTTAGAGGAGTGACGAGAGTTCCttggaaagcaaaggaaaatgccACATTCACTAATCACTTGCTTCTTTTGCTTAGGGTGTTAAATACCACATTATTTGAAAGCTGGGAGATCGTTGGACCTTACCCTTCCTGGTGGGTTTTTAACCTACTGCTGTTGCTAATACAAGGGTTGAACTGCTTCTGGTCTTACTTGATTGTGAAAATAGCTTGCAAAGCTGTTTCAAGAGGCAAGGTAAGCTGTAACTCACTTTTTCCAATATGTCTtagaaaattttgtttctgtaatttCTCTGGATCAACTATTTACTATTTCATATTTCATcaaaattggtattatttcttcagaATTGAACAAAACTACCTAGAAACATAAACGAAAATGTCATTTCCTTCTCTAGTTCATTTTTTAAGTCTTCAGTGTTCCTTTGCTGGCGATGGCACCCAATGatatgcatttgtaattttagacttaataatatattatttgttgTGTTTGCTCTCGCTCCTCCTGTCAACCATGGACCTCTTCTGATTATATTTATACTGAACAGAAATGTAATCACTTATTTCCTTTTATGAGGAGGATCACTTAGTGCAGTATGCCTGTTTAAACAAACCTTTCtttcaaactgaaaaacaaatctgTTCATGACTTCCAACAAGATTTAGTTAAATCTTTTTGGTTAAAAGTGGACTTGAGGTTGATTTGAATAAAGCTTCCTAAGCCTCAGCTCCCACCATGTGTGTAGAGCAGAGACTTTTCCAGATCGTTCTCTGTGACATGTTCTTACTTGtttgttctcttccttctgctaCCCTGGAAGGCTGGGAAGTGGAACCCTTTACATGTAagtttctcctcctctctctctgtccttgtCCTGAGTGCCTCTTGCCTGTTGGAGGGGCACTCAAATGCTTTTGTTTCCGTGCATATTGTTCTGTCTAACCTATTGACACTGGCTAGAGGCTTCATGTGAGCTGCAGTTCCATGAGCTGCAAGGGACACTAGAGACAGCTCTATTAGGGCCCTTTGGTGTGAGCTTGTGTTCTGCTAAATGTTGCATGATCCAACAGAGAAGAAGAATTTCTTTCACTGGTGTTTAATATGTTGGCTAAAAGACAGAAATAGACCAAAGTAAAGTAGGAGAAACAGAACTAGTTGGAGGAGGAGAGGATCAACACATTTTAGAATGGAGGCCTGAGCATCAGCTGTGTGCCTGACCTGCCCAGGGCCATATGGTAGCACGTGACCATTCTGATTCATCAAGGTCAATAGAGCTGGCCTCTTCTGCAGGGGAAGTCGGGGCATCTAGTCATGTAGTATGAAACCACTTCTCAGCACCATCTCTAGTAGAAATCCTAATTATTTTGATCAATTAATTGTTCAGAAGCTAAAGTTCATTTTTCTCTGTGACCTCTCACTCTTTAAAATGATCATgtatttctggccgggcgcggtggctcaagcctgtaatcccagcactttgggaggccgagacgggcggatcacaaggtcaggagatcgagaccatcctggctaacacggcgaaaccccgtctctactaaaaacacaaaaaattagccgggcgaggtggcggcgcctgtagtcccagctactcgggaggctgaggcaggagaatggcgggaacccgggaggcggagcttgcagtgagctgagatctggccactgcactccagcctgggcgacagagcaagactccgtctcaaaaaaaaaaaaaaaaaaaaaaaaaagatcatgtatttctattttaaagtctCTCTGTCCTCATTTGGATTCAAATTTAGTCAACATGCACAAAACTGTCAATATGATAACAATAACTAAATATGCAAGAATGCTGCTTAGATTACTTGTGTCCTAAATTGAATTGCTATTTCTACCAGACACGTTGCCTGCTCTTCAACTTATTCATTCTACTTTATGAAGagatgatgattaattttattctaGATCTCAGGCTTCACAATATCTTAGCTGCCCTTGCGGCTCTCACCTGGGACAGTAAGATTCATCTTGGCCATGAGTTATTTTCCTCTGGGCTATTTTGAGATATTCTAAATTGTCCTTTCTTTGAAGGTAACGTAAGTATAGATTTTTCTaagtgcaatttaaaaaatctgagcaTGCAAATGTAAATTAATCACTTTGTAAAACTGGAGATTTCTACTTAAGACTAATGGACTTATCAACATAGTGGAGCTTTACTATAATGCTGGCTTTGTGACTCACAATGTTTAAGTTCAATTACCTTTAGCCATTTTGGAGTCTGAGTATCTAAATCTGTTTGGAGATGGCCTGTGTGAGTTCAGTCCCATCTCAAAGGGTATTGGAGTGAGGTTCACTTTTACGATACTTACTTCATCACCACTGGTTGGCATAAAGCAGTAGTTCTGAGCTTTCGCTTTCTCCTGACCCCACCCACCTGAGAGAGAGGACGTTCTCCCACAGGAACTGTTAGTTTCTCAAGTTGGGCAGAGTGGAGGGAGTCCAGGATTCTCATGTTAGAGTGTAATGGTAGCACAGACGGGGTGTGATGTGGGAAAGCCCCCCGTTAATTCTGCCATACCTCCCAGGGGACTTTGCCAACCTCCCCAGCCCACCCCTAGAGAATCACAGGAGGACCAGATTGGGAACGTTCCTATGAAGGAAGGCTACCAGGTCTCTTTTGTCACACTACTGAAAAATATAAGTAAGCAGTGATGAGTTACTCAAAAATCTTAAGGCCTTCTGGGTAAGAATGCTTACCATAATTTAGACTTACAGAGTAGGAGGTTCAaactatttttatcttaaaagcagtattttcttaatttcccacAAAAATTACTTCCTTGTTAGACAGTAGGATTTTTCTCGTCCTTTATGGTAATGTATAGATTTACATCTTCTCACCTTATTTTGACCTCCATGTGACTTAGGGAGATTGAATGGAGCATTGAAGAGACTTGGCAGGATGGGAGccagttctttctttttatgacagttttgctcttactgcccaggctggagtgcaatggcacgatctcggctcaccgcagcctccgccccctgggttcaagcgattcttctgcctcagcctccggagtagttgggattacaggcatgtgccaccacacttggctttttttttttttttttttagtagagactgagtttctccatgttggtcaggctgtccttgaactcctgacctcaggtgatccacccacctcaggctcccagagtgctgggattacaggcatgagccatctcgccTGGCAGGGAGCCAGTTCTTGATGATCTGGTCAGTGGATTTTCCTCAGGAAATATTTCAAGCTCTACCCCACTCAGCAGGTTCTTAAGATgtctcctggccaggcacagtggcccacacctgtaatcccaacactttgggaggtcgaggtgggtggatcacctgaggtcaggagttccagaccagcctggccaacatactgaaaccctgtctctactaaaaatacaaaaattagctggccatggtggtgcatgcctgtaatcctagctactcgggaggctaaggcaagagaatcctgaacccaggaggcagaggttgtggtgaactggatcacaccactgcactccagcctaggcaacagagcaagactctgactcaaaaaaaaaaaaaaaaaaaaaagatgcctccTGCTGCCTTTTGTTGTGTGACATACGAAACAAAATTCCTAATTAATTATagcatacacaaaataaaaatgtaatcattaaacaatgcattaaaaagccaaataggattttttttcaatgttgtGAGCTAGTGACTATCTCCATTGGTATGGTTAATTGAGAGCTGACTTTAAATTATTCTCAAGGAGAATGTGATCATCAGTGAGTAAATTTATCCATTTGTACTAAATGCCTGTGATGCCGTTCCAGTGGCACAGTATGCTGCTTTTTGATTAAAAGCGGGATTCATGGTCTAGTACGTTCTGAATATGGAAAGATACCTTCAAGAGGTCAGGAAGTCTAGCCCTCCATGATACTTACCTTTGTCGCCTACATTTTATCTCTCCAATGAAGGGGAACTTATTGCTATGGCAATGTTCtcatcctcttcaattttttaacaTTGGGATCTGTTTCCCTTTGTGTATGACTGCATGTGCTTCTAGCATGCCATACCTTGATGATTTCTTAGGTGCTGGTTATACTCACCTGCTTCTACTCCACAGGTGTCCAAGGATGATCGAAGTGATATTGAGTCTAGCTCAGATGAGGAGGACTCAGAACCTCCAGGGAAGAATCCCCACACTGCGACAACCACCAATGGGACCAGTGGTACCAACGGGTATCTCCTGACCGGCTCCTGCTCCATGGATGATTAATTACTGAAAACTACAAGTCCCAAGCAAAGTGAACTGTTTGTTCCTGGAAGCATTTAATAAGTTGCAAATGCAGTTCCTTTCATAATATCTCAGcaccagaaacaaaaattaagattatCAAAGCATTTTGAATAGTGCACTGCCATGTGTCCTGTCTGTGAATGAAGAAGAATTACCATTCTCTCTATGTAGGCATGCTGTATGTAATTGACACAAGGGAACAGTATTTGCATTTGTACTGTcttagaatattatttattttttgtatttgtaaatctGTGGACAAAAGAGGGTTTCCTCACTCCTTTTACTCACTGGGCTCATGACAGTGAAGGAGATGCTCCATCtgcttttccccctttctcttgcTGTAGTCCAATGTGCTATGAGCATCAGCTTACTTTATCACTTAGAGCAAGCAAAATCCAGTGCAAGATTCTCGTTCAGCTCTAAAtaggtttgctttctttttgttacaGTGCCCATTTTGAAATTGCCTATACAGTCTCAGTGACCATTTAAACCGGACGAACCAGGTGTTTAATATTCACTCTTCATGGTCAATTCGCAGTTCAAATTAAAGAAGATGGTTGTTGGAGAACTTTTTGAATGGTTTTGTATTAAATTGCTTTGAAATAGATTTCATTTCTTGTGCACACAGCCAAGATTTCCTCAATGGGTGTGATAGCTAGTTGAGGGTTAACCTTGTAGGTTACAgagtgtgtttgtttgtttgtttttctctgtgatGAGGTCAGTGCTCTGATTCTGAAGGAGGATATTCACTGAAGCTCATAGTTATAAACAAGGAAATCACTGTTAAGAATGGGAATTTGTCTTGTGTTCTGGGAATAACATAAAGAGAGCAGCTGATTTCAGCCAGGTTTTGCCACTACCCTATAATTAGTGCAGTCTTCTGTcacattataaaagaaagaagtatatttggggacaaaaaaaaatctttcaagagTTGATAAAAATTACATGTGCATTGCAAAGCACTTTAATGCAACCAGCTTTCAAGAAAAAGCCCTATCTAGTACTTGatgttgatgtttttattttgctgagcaaAATAAAGCCAATGGGAGAGAGACTATTTTACCCTTTGCTTTTCTCCTTAAACGTAATCCAGATGACTTTCCTGTTACTAGACACTGAGCAGCATTACACTACAATGCTTCTTTGGTTTCCAGGAATTTTTTTCAAGTGGGGGTGTttctggaaaaaatgaaaaattctattgGACAATGGCAATATCAACAAT containing:
- the LOC116269156 gene encoding ceramide synthase 6-like isoform X2, whose amino-acid sequence is MTFLSTWQTFIPSCQRGGSWERLLTFCFRGVTRVPWKAKENATFTNHLLLLLRVLNTTLFESWEIVGPYPSWWVFNLLLLLIQGLNCFWSYLIVKIACKAVSRGKVSKDDRSDIESSSDEEDSEPPGKNPHTATTTNGTSGTNGYLLTGSCSMDD
- the LOC116269156 gene encoding ceramide synthase 6-like isoform X1, with the translated sequence MTFLSTWQTFIPSCQRGGSWERLLTFCFRGVTRVPWKAKENATFTNHLLLLLRVLNTTLFESWEIVGPYPSWWVFNLLLLLIQGLNCFWSYLIVKIACKAVSRGKAGKWNPLHVSKDDRSDIESSSDEEDSEPPGKNPHTATTTNGTSGTNGYLLTGSCSMDD